In a genomic window of Methanosarcina horonobensis HB-1 = JCM 15518:
- a CDS encoding class I SAM-dependent methyltransferase — protein sequence MSETVFEQIETAWSADAGSYDQVIQKQLSNKKDVKHWQDELCLVLGEEPLNVLDVGCGPGFFTIMLARLKHNVTSVDGAEGMVERVRINIKKEALNAKVYKGDAVLLDKEKENSFDAIVSRDVVWTLYDPEKAFMRWKNLLKPGGKIVIYDGNYRRDQSSLRYYVLKLTSDLINLFTEGKYRKKQQHSSAGIGFEQLPMIRHRRPQYDRELLLKAGFSKVEVTKDRFRNSPLRLEFWRYGYQGEKFRVIAYK from the coding sequence ATGTCGGAAACTGTGTTTGAACAGATTGAAACAGCCTGGTCTGCCGATGCCGGAAGTTATGACCAGGTAATTCAAAAACAGCTAAGTAATAAAAAAGACGTAAAACATTGGCAGGACGAACTTTGTCTGGTGCTTGGTGAGGAACCATTGAATGTACTTGATGTCGGGTGCGGACCCGGATTTTTTACAATTATGCTTGCCAGGCTAAAACATAATGTGACATCTGTTGACGGTGCTGAGGGAATGGTAGAGCGCGTCAGAATCAATATCAAAAAAGAGGCATTAAATGCAAAAGTGTATAAAGGTGACGCAGTGCTTCTGGATAAAGAGAAGGAAAACAGCTTTGATGCCATAGTGTCACGTGATGTTGTTTGGACTCTCTATGACCCGGAGAAAGCTTTCATGAGGTGGAAAAATCTGCTGAAACCAGGTGGTAAAATCGTCATTTATGATGGAAATTACAGGCGGGATCAGTCGTCTTTGCGTTACTATGTATTGAAACTTACCTCAGACCTGATTAATCTCTTCACAGAGGGGAAATATCGGAAAAAGCAGCAGCACAGTTCCGCAGGCATCGGATTCGAGCAACTGCCGATGATCCGGCATAGGCGACCTCAATATGATCGAGAACTGTTGCTAAAGGCAGGTTTTTCAAAAGTTGAGGTGACAAAGGATCGTTTCCGCAACAGTCCTTTGC
- a CDS encoding nickel ABC transporter substrate-binding protein, with protein sequence MSGCISNQVLNDTPNGTSGSSAATAMDDSNQSDSITIMISGTMNPEDASPIESSTEMCLYEMVYEPLVKYGNGGVIEPGLAERWEINDNGTQYTFYLREDVKFSDGTIFNADSVVSSAKHWEPTKFSTPLTNVEKLDDYTVRMTFKENCYPVLIELTYPRPFRIASENSFDTNGNFVKMIGTGEWMVKSYIPEEEVVMAPNPYYYGTKPSIKKITIRKVTDGGSRIMALQSGEADLSLADLPSEGKSIIESSKDLAVKNAEGTMGFFLMLNQENKILQDKNVRLALNYAIDKDSIVDYILGGDGVVAKGILPDTVPYVTDENSEGYSYNPEKAKELLAESGYTDTDGDGIVDKNGVPLSLKLVFQSEEYSSWKPMCEYLQAAGKEVGIDIRLEQRDTSAYYDAIWKNRNFDMIIYRTYEDSWNPHGFLRSMFYQAEGGMSVCWYDPQLNKYLDEVIKTQDESTRQAKYDQIFRLINDGALIVPLCNPDKQYAYNTRLQNVTVAPTTYEGIEWQTITIAK encoded by the coding sequence ATGAGTGGATGCATTTCAAATCAAGTGTTAAACGATACTCCGAACGGGACTTCTGGTTCTTCAGCTGCTACCGCCATGGACGATAGCAATCAGTCCGACTCTATTACAATTATGATTTCTGGCACGATGAATCCGGAAGACGCCAGCCCGATAGAATCCAGTACGGAAATGTGCCTTTATGAAATGGTATACGAACCGCTGGTTAAATACGGAAATGGTGGCGTGATTGAACCGGGGCTTGCTGAGAGATGGGAAATCAACGATAATGGAACACAGTATACTTTCTATTTACGTGAAGATGTCAAATTTTCAGATGGTACCATCTTTAACGCGGACAGCGTGGTAAGCAGTGCAAAGCACTGGGAACCCACGAAATTTTCCACGCCGCTTACAAATGTTGAGAAATTAGACGATTACACGGTCAGGATGACATTTAAGGAAAACTGCTACCCTGTATTAATCGAACTGACCTATCCCCGGCCTTTCCGCATTGCGTCTGAGAATTCATTTGATACAAACGGCAACTTTGTAAAAATGATTGGCACGGGTGAGTGGATGGTGAAGAGCTATATCCCCGAGGAAGAGGTGGTCATGGCGCCTAACCCGTATTACTACGGAACAAAACCGAGTATTAAAAAGATAACCATCAGAAAAGTTACTGACGGCGGATCAAGAATTATGGCGCTTCAGAGCGGAGAAGCTGACCTTTCTCTTGCAGATCTTCCCTCCGAAGGCAAATCGATTATCGAGTCATCAAAAGATCTTGCCGTTAAAAACGCTGAAGGTACAATGGGATTTTTCCTAATGCTAAATCAAGAAAATAAAATACTGCAGGATAAAAATGTTCGTCTTGCGTTAAATTATGCAATAGACAAAGACAGCATCGTGGATTATATACTCGGAGGCGACGGAGTTGTCGCGAAAGGTATTTTGCCCGACACGGTACCGTACGTTACTGACGAAAACAGCGAAGGCTACTCTTATAACCCGGAAAAAGCTAAAGAACTGCTGGCTGAATCGGGATATACGGACACTGATGGAGATGGGATCGTTGATAAGAACGGCGTGCCGCTGTCCCTTAAGCTTGTTTTTCAGTCTGAGGAATATTCAAGCTGGAAACCTATGTGCGAATACTTGCAGGCGGCTGGCAAAGAGGTCGGAATTGATATTCGGCTTGAGCAACGGGACACTTCGGCCTACTATGACGCGATCTGGAAAAACCGTAATTTTGACATGATTATTTACCGCACATATGAGGACTCATGGAATCCTCACGGATTTTTGCGCTCCATGTTTTATCAGGCCGAGGGCGGCATGTCCGTGTGCTGGTATGACCCGCAGTTAAATAAATATCTTGACGAGGTCATTAAGACACAGGACGAGTCAACGCGTCAGGCAAAGTATGACCAGATATTCAGACTGATCAATGACGGGGCGCTTATTGTTCCTCTGTGCAATCCCGATAAACAATATGCATATAATACCCGCTTGCAAAACGTGACAGTTGCACCGACGACCTATGAAGGCATAGAGTGGCAGACAATCACTATAGCAAAGTAA